From Cardiocondyla obscurior isolate alpha-2009 linkage group LG09, Cobs3.1, whole genome shotgun sequence, one genomic window encodes:
- the Mud gene encoding putative leucine-rich repeat-containing protein DDB_G0290503, which produces MMDVWKKIIVEWINCLEIQEKPVESVIELQDGMFYINFLKLIKWKKLEKFDQEDIIKFIEEEYSSFKVNKNDETEHIYISTLLLLHLCRTLSAIHQSLQYNMCDNMKNETQVRVKAFLESILPIGKDITKETMKEVIMEVEDIAVTTNNLRTPPLEDFSKSPMTRSTRSMKIMTDRIRELRDLKSRLAVERFTNADLRDDIIRQHNKIKKLQKKLDEKSSEMKELREEWMKPKTPQSSRTKESDSQVDYYKRYIMDLENQLSKQQDEINKLETEKDQVLKELDCTRRTSKHYKENYATSERSLESLSNKIELKDRELIELRMYNEELRAIIKELNKNINPEQSFEVEDVVCAASKSLNSSEALSSVIEIQLQEAKEESAVLQAQVDSLKGRLDLLTKDYKSAMELNRDLQEKVKTLDRVQAQLNDAQIELDISNTAIENLQEEKVSLVTQRENLKSLLSSKEKELSQVVELKTTLNTELNDLKSEMKKLNKSLKNEKDNSSNLNTALAESKSQATKYLTSIHELTDERDSYKSSYESCANSLRDILHCDNTFIQVHISKLDSLNNLTLEELIKYIERILKSCDVMRVSYEIDIKNLNAKIDTINTNFVEQQVIIKTLEERNKQAVLELSIIEDEKKQKDILLNKQKETIHTYLQEIEVLKVVRDEKLILEQNVHDLTNSLISRELLLNSVTTQLKNLQNINKNLKLIKEETQQSFGDYQQNLKLTFEKLQYEYHTLYHNYHEVQREKVKLEQSFNCNKEELLEIQAINTTLQQNLLENKSKIAVLEEKKKSLFDELNESKCNVQELKNEKSDLMRSHKETLETKDKEIKAKEEAMLTLQTKIDKLTNEANSTEKKMKEIIINLQEIRSTQDAVLTTQEAALKEKCLYIEKLQEEFETSKETMSKELEDVKSSLHECQAQFLSLENQRNDQNKTITELQGVLETMGTELETSKEYCKYMDASQAEIVKLCQELEHPTKNLNSTIMETCSNFNLHHDTSQSINIENKYKYINADSNANILNIIRITIDELYKSQKIISHLACTNGELNETLLRQKMLLLENGVKDKEEVCNLKIKVQELEVIAQKRNNYLKSLIKSKESFKDSLQKVFVTQNDLDATFTSSKKKWNEILTKFENIFYAEEFVCDEFKQLQIKKTSLENILLKCQIGYSEHIKSICDILWENFLWTEQKLHDTYLCSIHEKECLDVLASEEEDQFLNEKMIINRELEKYKTLQTNFTKSEEEIESFAALATFYDENLQSGKINSQVEVEKKLQNQINQLTKEKKELKIKMDNMRLRHVKLEKNIDDLRAEIKRLKLTEAAPVDANLAMSEKAQVQLMKEELELLKKQNQQLHEDKKSSEIIKQKLEDQLKEIHGSYEQKLEDIKQKMKTVYNEQMMKLGKDQENILQERLQNQMDMMCQKQREELNKYKAHVSELSSQLWTVGEKLLIEQQDKQDTLQRVKELEIKIKDIQDDQRIATISRKACTMEKQELLPENTAHKKQTHKVTTLVTEEKFERRHSIRSIQVMGNAFKTEDEEEVFDNVYLADVKKGNFVSNVDTNRLSVLQMRNSLCKPHMKSSYAAEMQFFPSTLTEEEIKTGSSVEENFNDSLSQSLLPEQKTRKKDKSQISYKKPGPPTPSKNGGRLSLQGNELRSPSSRVLKERNVDKKTTTTPISLKNIFSLKRQDENTTSTPKNRRLSNLFRKPRLQSNS; this is translated from the exons AGGAAAAACCAGTGGAAAGTGTAATAGAATTACAAGATGGAAtgttttatatcaattttctcAAGTTAAT aaaatggaaaaaacttgaaaaatttgATCAAGAGgatattatcaaatttatagAAG AAGAATATTCTAGTTTTAAAGTCAACAAGAATGATGAAACAGAGCATATATACATCTCAACTTTACTACTTTTGCATTTATGTCGAACGCTTTCTGCAATCCACCAATCTCTGCAATACAACATGTGTGATAACATGAAAAATGAGACACAAGTCAGAGTTAAGGCATTTCTCGAGAGTATCCTGCCCATTGGCAAAGATATCACCAAGGAAACTATGAAAGAAGTCATTATGGAAGTGGAGGATATAGCAGTAACCACAAATAATCTCAGAACACCACCCCTTGAGGACTTCTCCAAGTCTCCCATGACCCGTTCTACACGTAGCATGAAAATTATGACCGATCGCATTCGAGAGTTGAGAGATCTAAAAAGTAGATTGGCAGTGGAACGTTTCACCAATGCAGATTTGAGAGACGACATAATAAGGCAgcacaataaaataaagaagttgCAGAAAAAGCTTGACGAAAAGTCGTCGGAAATGAAGGAACTGCGAGAGGAATGGATGAAACCAAAAACTCCTCAATCGTCTCGTACAAAAGAGAGCGACTCACAGGTAGATTACTACAAGAGATATATTATGGATCTAGAAAATCAACTGAGCAAACAGCaagatgaaattaataagttgGAAACAGAAAAAGATCAAGTGTTGAAGGAGCTGGATTGTACGCGTCGAACGTCCAAACATTACAAGGAAAATTATGCAACGAGTGAACGTTCCTTAGAATCTTTATCAAACAAAATTGAACTGAAGGACAGAGAATTAATAGAGCTTAGAATGTACAATGAAGAACTACGTGCGATTATTAAGgaactgaataaaaatattaatccaGAACAAAGCTTTGAAGTTGAAGATGTAGTCTGTGCCGCCTCTAAATCGTTGAACTCGAGCGAAGCTCTAAGTTCCGTGATTGAAATTCAGCTCCAAGAAGCAAAGGAAGAATCTGCCGTACTGCAAGCTCAAGTTGATTCTTTAAAAGGGAGATTGGATCTTCTCACGAAGGATTACAAAAGTGCAATGGAATTAAACAGAGATTTGCAGGAAAAAGTAAAGACCTTAGATCGAGTGCAGGCGCAGTTAAATGATGCGCAAATAGAGTTAGATATATCAAACACAGCCATCGAAAATTTACAAGAGGAAAAGGTCTCTCTCGTTACTCAACGTGAAAATTTGAAAAGCTTACTTTCGTCCAAAGAGAAAGAATTATCTCAAGTAGTTGAGTTAAAAACTACATTGAACACGGAACTGAATGACTTAAAGTCAGAGATGAAGAAGTTGAATAAATCgcttaaaaatgaaaaagacaattcttcaaatttaaataccGCTTTGGCGGAAAGTAAATCGCAAGCAACAAAATATCTTACGAGCATTCACGAGCTTACCGATGAGAGAGATTCGTACAAATCTTCCTATGAAAGTTGCGCCAACAGTTTgagagatattttacattgtgATAATACATTCATACAAGTTCATATAAGTAAACTCGatagtttaaataatttaacgcttGAAGAgctcataaaatatattgaaagaATATTGAAGAGTTGTGATGTGATGCGCGTCTCATATGAAATTgatattaagaatttaaacGCGAAAATAGATACGATCAATACAAATTTCGTTGAGCAGCAGGTAATCATTAAAACTTTAGAAGAACGAAATAAACAGGCTGTTTTAGAATTATCTATTATCGAGGACGAGAAGAAGCAAAAGgacatattattaaataaacagaaagaaactatacatacatatttacaGGAAATCGAAGTTCTGAAAGTAGTTAGAGATGAGAAACTCATTTTAGAACAAAATGTACACGATTTAACAAACAGTTTAATAAGTCgagaattattattgaattctGTTAcaacgcaattaaaaaatttacaaaacattaataaaaatttgaaactaataaaagaagaaactCAGCAAAGTTTCGGTGATTATCAACAAAATCTCAAGTTAACATTTGAAAAGTTGCAATATGAATATCACACATTGTATCACAATTATCACGAAGTACAGCGGGAAAAAGTGAAATTGGAACAAAGTTTCAATTGTAATAAAGAAGAACTATTAGAAATTCAAGCGATAAATACTACGTTACAACAAAACTTATTAGAAAACAAGAGCAAGATAGCTGTcttggaagaaaagaaaaaaagcctCTTTGATGAATTAAATGAATCCAAATGCAATGTGCAAGAATTGAAGAACGAGAAGAGCGATTTAATGCGTTCTCACAAGGAAACGCTCGAAACGAAAGACAAGGAAATAAAGGCGAAAGAAGAGGCGATGTTAACATTGCAAACTAAAATAGATAAGCTAACGAACGAAGCAAACTCGACCGAAAAGAAGATGAaggagataattattaatctccAAGAAATAAGATCTACTCAAGACGCCGTTCTGACGACTCAAGAAGCAGCTCTCAAGGAAAAATGTTTGTATATAGAGAAACTTCAAGAAGAGTTTGAAACCTCTAAGGAGACAATGAGTAAGGAACTTGAGGACGTAAAGTCATCCCTACACGAATGTCAGGCACAATTTTTAAGTTTGGAAAATCAACGTAATGACCAAAACAAGACTATAACAGAATTGCAAGGCGTGCTTGAGACAATGGGCACGGAACTCGAAACTAGTAAGGAATACTGCAAGTATATGGACGCGAGTCAGGCAGAAATTGTAAAACTGTGCCAAGAATTGGAACATCCAACGAAAAATTTGAACTCTACGATCATGGAAACGTgttcgaattttaatttacatcaTGATACATCACAGTCTATTAATATAGAGAATAAATACAAGTACATTAATGCGGATTCTAATgcaaatattttgaatattattagaataaCAATTGACGAGTTATATAAAtctcaaaaaattatttcgcacttAGCTTGCACAAATGGTGAATTGAATGAAACTTTGCTGAGACAAAAAATGCTTCTTCTAGAGAACGGCGTAAAAGACAAGGAAGAAGTttgtaatttgaaaattaaagtaCAGGAATTGGAAGTGATAGCGcagaaacgaaataattaccTTAAGAGCCTCATAAAAAGTAAGGAATCCTTCAAGGATTCCTTGCAGAAAGTTTTCGTTACTCAAAATGATTTAGATGCCACTTTCACATCGTCTAAGAAAAAATGGAATGAAATACTGACCAAGtttgaaaatatcttttacgCCGAAGAATTTGTTTGCGACGAATTTAAACAATTGCAAATTAAGAAGACAAGTCTGGAAAATATATTGTTGAAGTGCCAAATTGGTTATTCAGAACACATCAAATCTATATGTGATATTTTATGGGAGAATTTCTTGTGGACAGAACAAAAGTTACACGACACTTATCTGTGTTCGATACACGAGAAGGAATGCTTAGATGTCCTCGCAAGTGAGGAAGAAGATCAAtttcttaatgaaaaaatgaTAATCAACAGAGAGTTGGAAAAGTATAAAACGCTGCAAACTAATTTTACGAAATCTGAAGAAGAAATTGAATCTTTCGCCGCTTTAGCCACGTTTTATGACGAGAATTTACAATCTGGAAAAATCAATAGTCAAGTGGaagtggaaaagaaattacaaaatcaaattaatcaactaacgaaggaaaagaaagagctaAAGATCAAGATGGATAATATGCGCTTGAGGCATGtgaaattagagaaaaatatcGATGATCTTAGAGCGGAAATTAAAAGACTCAAATTGACAGAGGCCGCGCCGGTGGACGCCAACTTGGCCATGTCTGAAAAAGCTCAAGTACaattaatgaaagaagaaTTAGAACTGTTGAAAAAGCAAAACCAACAACTACATGAAGATAAAAAATCGAGcgagataataaaacaaaaacttGAGGATCAGTTGAAGGAAATTCACGGCTCGTACGAACAAAAATTAGAAGATATAAAGCAGAAAATg AAAACCGTTTATAATGAACAAATGATGAAGTTGGGTAAAGATCAAGAAAATATCTTACAAGAAAGACTTCAGAATCAGATGGATATGATGTgccagaaacagagagaggAACTTAACAAATATAAAGCACACGTAAGCGAGTTAAGCTCGCAACTTTGGACCGTAGGAGAAAAACTTCTGATTGAGCAACAAGATAAGCAAGATACATTACAGCGCGTAAAAGAAttggagataaaaattaaagacatTCAAGATGATCAACGAATAGCTACAATTTCGCGTAAAGCTTGCAC AATGGAAAAGCAGGAACTGTTACCTGAAAATACAGCACATAAAAAACAGACGCATAAAGTAACGACGCTTGTAACCGAAGAAAAATTCGAAAGAAGACACAGTATTAGAAGCATTCAAGTGATGGGTAATGCATTCAAAACTGAGGACGAGGAAGAGGTTTTTGATAATGTTTACTTag CCGACGTGAAAAAAGGCAATTTTGTATCAAATGTGGACACCAATCGTTTGTCTGTTTTGCAAATGAGAAATTCTCTTTGTAAACCACATATGAAGTCATCTTATGCGGCAGAAATGCAATTCTTTCCATCAACTTTGAccgaagaagaaattaaa acAGGTTCTTCAGTGGAAGAAAACTTTAATGACAGTCTAAGCCAAAGTCTTCTTCCAGAACAAAAAACTAGAAAAAAGGATAAATCTCAG ATATCATATAAAAAGCCTGGTCCTCCAACACCAAGTAAAAACGGAGGAAGATTATCGTTGCAG GGTAATGAATTACGAAGCCCAAGCTCACGTGTATTAAAAGAGCGAAATGTAGACAAAAAGACAACGACTACTCCTATTTCACTgaagaatatattttcattaaaacggCAAGATGAa aacaCAACTAGCACACCAAAAAATCGCAGACTTAGCAATCTTTTTCGCAAACCTCGTTTACAATCAAATTCGTGA